From the Peromyscus leucopus breed LL Stock chromosome 8b, UCI_PerLeu_2.1, whole genome shotgun sequence genome, one window contains:
- the LOC119086979 gene encoding zinc finger protein 182-like has protein sequence MLDIWENVYLPGEPSDMQPIQELDHLTAAKMSCRPPEPLRLDHSVESISFGDNPSKLKEYGKAFGKLGPSAQEGPHIREDTFDCNLCKKSFSDKCNHTQHFKTCIKNKYDKCTDCEPTFNTKPGLINLQSTLNSWEKPCGCNDDEKCVCQVPKQRVNQSVFSSKESSCVKKLCPKLNFSVHQRPHTGKKPHECNTSAKINNQPRRRHRCGRTYQCKVCGKAFRHTQNLYLHYRTHTGEKPYECKECKKLFSVKSNLSVHQKTHTGEKPYECNICGNAFKRRCDLTIHQRVHTGEKPYECKECRKTFSIKSGLIVHQRIHTGEKPYECNVCGKRFNQKSNLSTHEKIHTGEKPFECKECRKSFSVKSYLTIHQKTHLSEKPHA, from the exons ATGCTTGATATATGGGAAAATGTGTATCTCCCTGGTGAACCCAGTGACATGCAGCCTATACAGGAACTTGATCACCTTACTGCAGCCAAGATGTCATGCAGACCTCCTGAGCCTCTTCGTCTGGATCACAGTGTTGAAA GTATTTCCTTTGGAGATAATCCAAGTAAGTTAAAGGAATACGGGAAAGCCTTTGGTAAGTTAGGTCCTAGTGCCCAAGAGGGGCCTCACATAAGGGAAGACACTTTTGATTGTAACTTGTGTAAGAAATCATTCTCTGACAAGTGTAACCATACTCAGCATTTTAAAACATGcataaaaaacaaatatgatAAATGTACTGATTGTGAACCCACATTCAATACAAAACCAGGCCTTATAAACCTTCAGAGCACTCTGAATTCATGGGAAAAGCCCTGTGGATGTAATGACGATGAGAAATGCGTGTGTCAGGTGCCAAAACAGAGGGTTAATCAGAGTGTCTTCTCAAGTAAGGAGAGTAGTTGTGTGAAAAAATTATGCCCAAAGTTAAATTTCAGTGTGCACCAGAGACCTCACACAGGTAAAAAACCCCATGAATGCAATACATctgcaaaaataaacaaccaacCTCGTAGGCGTCACAGATGTGGGAGAACCTATCAATGTAAAgtatgtgggaaagcctttaggCACACACAAAATCTCTACTTACACTACAGAACTCACACTGGTGAGAAGCCATATGAGTGTAAAGAATGTAAGAAACTATTCAGTGTAAAGTCAAATCTCAGTGTACATCAGAAAACTCACACAGGCGAAAAACCCTATGAGTGTAACATATGTGGGAATGCCTTTAAAAGGAGGTGTGACCTAACTATACATCAGAGAGTTCACACAGGTGAGAAGCCCTACGAATGTAAAGAGTGCAGGAAAACTTTCAGTATCAAGTCAGGGCTCATCGTgcatcagagaattcacacagGCGAGAAACCATATGAGTGTAATGTATGCGGAAAACGTTTTAACCAGAAGTCAAATCTCTCTACACACGAGAAGATTCACACAGGTGAGAAACCCTTTGAATGTAAAGAATGTAGGAAATCATTTAGTGTCAAGTCATATCTCACTATACATCAAAAAACTCACTTGAGTGAGAAGCCTCATGCATGA